A single window of Corythoichthys intestinalis isolate RoL2023-P3 chromosome 21, ASM3026506v1, whole genome shotgun sequence DNA harbors:
- the lrrc3ca gene encoding leucine-rich repeat-containing protein 3B, with translation MSVAVDYVLMCLLLHSLALLTLCLQHSASACSKHCYCSESDSGGKTLRCSNQRLTEIPRDIPNDTRRVYLDFNLLTSVPADAFAGLSHLVELDLSHNDISQLQPGAFRGLSSSLRFLDLSANKLVHFNADSFEGLRARANLTDNPWHCDCNLQMAMPRVDLEPVSLTGIVCQTSEPEETAVRGLAFLLEPDVDLCVVMKRTTDVAMLVVMFGWFTMVISYLVYYVRANQEDARRHLEYLKSLPSRQAKSEESSTISTVV, from the coding sequence ATGTCCGTGGCAGTGGACTACGTGTTGATGTGTCTGCTGCTGCACAGCCTGGCGCTCCTGACCTTGTGCCTCCAGCACTCTGCCAGCGCCTGCTCCAAACATTGCTACTGCTCCGAGAGCGACAGCGGCGGCAAGACACTACGCTGCAGCAACCAGCGCCTGACCGAGATCCCGCGGGACATCCCCAACGACACCCGCAGGGTCTACCTGGACTTCAATCTCCTAACTTCTGTCCCAGCCGACGCCTTTGCTGGTCTGTCGCACCTAGTGGAACTGGACCTCTCGCATAACGACATTAGCCAGCTACAGCCGGGTGCGTTCCGAGGCTTGAGTTCCTCGCTGCGGTTCCTGGATCTTTCCGCTAACAAGCTTGTCCACTTCAACGCCGACTCCTTCGAGGGCCTCCGGGCTCGCGCCAACTTGACCGACAATCCCTGGCATTGTGACTGCAACCTGCAGATGGCCATGCCACGTGTGGACCTGGAGCCCGTGTCGCTGACCGGCATTGTTTGTCAGACTTCCGAACCGGAAGAAACAGCTGTACGGGGACTGGCCTTCCTCTTGGAGCCGGACGTGGACTTGTGCGTGGTCATGAAAAGGACTACAGACGTGGCCATGCTGGTGGTCATGTTTGGCTGGTTCACCATGGTCATCTCTTATCTTGTCTACTACGTAAGGGCCAACCAGGAGGACGCCCGTAGACATTTGGAGTATCTCAAATCCTTGCCCAGCAGGCAAGCTAAGTCGGAGGAGTCTTCCACCATCAGTACTGTTGTTTAG